DNA sequence from the Phocoena sinus isolate mPhoSin1 chromosome 9, mPhoSin1.pri, whole genome shotgun sequence genome:
aatcatttgttttaaTAGGTTGCCATGTTAAGAAGACATGTAATAGGACTGAATTTAGCAAACACTTCTATACATCCTGTTattcatgtttatatattttcctataaatCTTCTTCATTTTCCATAAGATGTTCAAATGTCCCTATACAATTAGATGAGATTATTTATTATGGATTAAGTTAATAGGAATGctgttatattttctaaaaaaagaattatttttatatgtagtaaGCTTCTTCATGGTGTTTTATCCGTCTTGGGTTATGAGAACTTTGATTTACCTTTGCTAgcctaaaaatatgaaatactatttttattgtttattgtacCCAtgtgcttaaatattttatattaagggCCCTTATTAGAAGTAACTCTTCAGATTGCATCTATTCCTTAACATTTGTGTACCATGATGAGATTGTaaattaaagcaaattttaatttaattaatacttGTTTTTATACTCATAAAATACTGAGAAGTAGATAATgctcttgtaaaaataaatgcaaaccagtaatataataaattttaaaatagaggttcataatacatttaaaaatattagagggCTAGAGCAGGCTAATTATTTCAgattaaaatgttgttttttccttaacaGACCTTCCTGATGTAAATGATAAACAAAGCCAAGCCATAAGTGATCTCCTAGAAGCCATATATCCAAGTGTGGACAAGCGAGAATACATTATTAAGCTAGAACCCATAGAAACTAATCAGAATGCAGTTTTTCAATATATTTCAAGGACTGATAATCCTACTGAAGTCACAGAGTCAAGCAGTACTCCTGAACAGCCTGAAGTTCAAATACAGGAAACTAGCACTGAACAGTCTAAGACAGTTCCAGTTACAGACACAGAGGTGGAAACTGTAGAGCCCCCTCCTGTTGAAATTGTTGCAGATGAAGTTGCACCTACATCTGATGAACAACTGCAGGAATCACAGGCTGACTTGGAAACTTCTGACAATTCTGATTTTGGTCACCAGTTGATATGTTGTCTTTGTAGAAAAGAATTCAATTCCAGACGAGGTGTTCGTCGTCACATTCGAAAagtacacaagaaaaaaatggaagaactaAAAAAGTACATTGAAACACGAAAGAATCCAAACCAATCCTCTAAAGGACGCAGTAAGAATGTTCTAGTCCCATTAAGTAGGAGTTGTCCAGTATGTTGTAAATCATTTGCTACAAAAGCGAATGTAAGGAGGCATTTTGATGAAGTTCATAGAGGACTAAGGAGGGATTCAATTACTCCTGATATAGCAACAAAGCCTGGGCAACCTTTGTTCCTGGATTCTGTTTCTCCTAAAAAATCTTTTAAGGCTCGAAAACAAAAGTCGTCTTCAAAGGCTGAATACAATTTAACTGCATGCAAATGCCTCCTTTGCAAGAGGAAATATAGTTCACAAATAATGCTTAAAAGACATATGCAAATTGTCCACAAGATAACTCTTTCTGGAACAAACTCTAAAAGAGAGAAAGGCCCCAATAATACTGCCAGCAGttcagaaataaaagttaaagttGAACCAGCAGATTCTGTAGAATCTTCACCCCCTTCCATTATCCATTCTCCACAGAATGAATTAAAGGGAACAAatcattcaaatgaaaaaaagaacgCACCGGcagcacagaaaaataaagttaaacaagACTCTGAAAGCCCTAAATCAACTAGTCCGTCTGCTGCAGGTGGCCAGCAAAAAACCAGGAAGCCAAAACTTTCAGCTGGCTTTGACTTTAAGCAACTTTACTGTAAACTTTGTAAACGTCAGTTTACTTCCAAACAGAACTTGACTAAACATATTGAATTGCACACAGATGGGAATAACATTTATGTTAAATTCTACAAGTGTCCTCTTTGCACTTATGAAACTCGTCGGAAGCGCGATGTGATACGACATATAACTGTGGTTCATAAAAAGTCATCCCGTTATCTTGGGAAAATAACAGCCAGTTTAGAGATCAGAGCTATAAAAAAGCCCATTGATTTTGTTCTAAATAAAGTGGCAAAAAGAGGCCCTTCAAGAGACGAAGcaaaacatagtgattcaaaacaCGATGGCACTTCTAACTCTCCTAGTAAAAAGTATGAAGTAGCTGATGTTGGTATTGAAGTAAAAGTCACAAAAAACTTTT
Encoded proteins:
- the ZNF800 gene encoding zinc finger protein 800 isoform X2, coding for MPLRDKYCQTDHHHHGCCEPVYILEPGDAPLLQQPLQTSKSGIQQIIECFRSGTKQLKHILLKDVDTIFECKLCRSLFRGLPNLITHKKFYCPPSLQMDDNLPDVNDKQSQAISDLLEAIYPSVDKREYIIKLEPIETNQNAVFQYISRTDNPTEVTESSSTPEQPEVQIQETSTEQSKTVPVTDTEVETVEPPPVEIVADEVAPTSDEQLQESQADLETSDNSDFGHQLICCLCRKEFNSRRGVRRHIRKVHKKKMEELKKYIETRKNPNQSSKGRSKNVLVPLSRSCPVCCKSFATKANVRRHFDEVHRGLRRDSITPDIATKPGQPLFLDSVSPKKSFKARKQKSSSKAEYNLTACKCLLCKRKYSSQIMLKRHMQIVHKITLSGTNSKREKGPNNTASSSEIKVKVEPADSVESSPPSIIHSPQNELKGTNHSNEKKNAPAAQKNKVKQDSESPKSTSPSAAGGQQKTRKPKLSAGFDFKQLYCKLCKRQFTSKQNLTKHIELHTDGNNIYVKFYKCPLCTYETRRKRDVIRHITVVHKKSSRYLGKITASLEIRAIKKPIDFVLNKVAKRGPSRDEAKHSDSKHDGTSNSPSKKYEVADVGIEVKVTKNFSLHRCNKCGKAFAKKTYLEHHKKTHKANASNSPEGNKTKGRSTRSKALV
- the ZNF800 gene encoding zinc finger protein 800 isoform X1 gives rise to the protein MPLRDKYCQTDHHHHGCCEPVYILEPGDAPLLQQPLQTSKSGIQQIIECFRSGTKQLKHILLKDVDTIFECKLCRSLFRGLPNLITHKKFYCPPSLQMDDNLPDVNDKQSQAISDLLEAIYPSVDKREYIIKLEPIETNQNAVFQYISRTDNPTEVTESSSTPEQPEVQIQETSTEQSKTVPVTDTEVETVEPPPVEIVADEVAPTSDEQLQESQADLETSDNSDFGHQLICCLCRKEFNSRRGVRRHIRKVHKKKMEELKKYIETRKNPNQSSKGRSKNVLVPLSRSCPVCCKSFATKANVRRHFDEVHRGLRRDSITPDIATKPGQPLFLDSVSPKKSFKARKQKSSSKAEYNLTACKCLLCKRKYSSQIMLKRHMQIVHKITLSGTNSKREKGPNNTASSSEIKVKVEPADSVESSPPSIIHSPQNELKGTNHSNEKKNAPAAQKNKVKQDSESPKSTSPSAAGGQQKTRKPKLSAGFDFKQLYCKLCKRQFTSKQNLTKHIELHTDGNNIYVKFYKCPLCTYETRRKRDVIRHITVVHKKSSRYLGKITASLEIRAIKKPIDFVLNKVAKRGPSRDEAKHSDSKHDGTSNSPSKKYEVADVGIEVKVTKNFSLHRCNKCGKAFAKKTYLEHHKKTHKANASNSPEGNKTKGRSTRSKALVCLGKPSPRSAAALRPAAPGSRCPPAGAVTTRQAAASCRAKLRGGAARERQHAARGLGKPAPP